Proteins encoded by one window of Anguilla rostrata isolate EN2019 chromosome 9, ASM1855537v3, whole genome shotgun sequence:
- the senp3a gene encoding sentrin-specific protease 3a, producing MRDSGGSLTQNLWANELTLPGGQEGSGGGGMGGAHLMDPAAAHHAPSPIHLKLGQQEKERVWDAEYIDQEEELEEEEEDCDDDDDYEEGGEDEGEEQQEEDDDDDEGEEDEYDDRVGWEVGGEGDWGLLPLPRELHQQQLQMHPGHDALDSAGSPAHTRLNGMRGRRLQLRRRRLGRYTSLRSRLAQHWRSWRQWAQCSTATGGLGWGQRRRRQLGLYRRWQSRTRPTRGPVQNGQTAVLFGESGLMGRRLNGFSGEIQIGHVVSMAEMRGQSSPPESPDNALHPSRDKAPPHNTLSDEHITCIQGILEDFLQQYGSLIPIHTDEVVEKLEDVFNESFSQPNRKMVVQQQIQSHQRLSGTAMVRGFRVNYKRHVLTMDDLSTLYGQNWLNDQVMNMYGDLVMDSVPEKVHFFNSFFYDKLRTKGYDGVKRWTKNVDIFQKELLLIPIHLEVHWSLVCVDVPRRAITYFDSQRTLNRRCPKHIAKYLQAEAVKKEQKDFLTGWKGFFKMNVARQNNDSDCGAFVLQYCKCLALGQPFSFGQQDMPKLRRLMYKELCHCKLSV from the exons ATGAGAGATAGTGGAGGCAGTCTGACACAGAACCTCTGGGCCAATGAGCTGACCTTGCCTGGGGGCCAGGAGGGCAGTGGCggtggggggatgggaggggctCATCTCATGGACCCAGCTGCTGCCCACCACGCCCCCAGCCCCATCCACCTCAAACTAGGACagcaagagaaggagagggtTTGGGATGCAGAGTATATAGACCAGGAAGAAGaattggaggaggaggaggaggactgtgatgatgatgatgattatgaggaggggggagaggatgagggagaagagcagcaggaggaggacgaTGACGACGACGAAGGCGAAGAAGATGAGTACGACGATAGAGTCGGTTGGGAGgtaggaggagagggggactggGGGTTACTGCCGTTGCCACGTGAACTGCATCAGCAGCAGCTACAGATGCACCCTGGACACGATGCCTTGGACTCTGCTGGCAGCCCCGCCCATACACGGCTGAACGGGATGCGGGGGCGGAGGCTGCAGCTGCGCCGGCGGAGACTGGGCCGCTACACCAGCCTGCGGTCCCGCCTGGCCCAGCACTGGAGGTCCTGGCGTCAGTGGGCCCAGTGCTCCACAGCCACCGGTGGGCTCGGGTGGGGGCAGAGGCGACGTCGACAGCTCGGGCTGTACCGCCGCTGGCAGAGCAGGACCCGGCCCACCCGGGGACCAGTGCAGAACGGGCAGACTGCTGTCCTGTTTGGGGAGTCGGGATTGATGG GCCGCAGATTGAATGGCTTTTCTGGCGAGATTCAGATTGGCCATGTGGTCAGCATGGCGGAAATGAGGGGCCAGAGCTCACCTCCCGAATCTCCAGACAATGCCTTGCATCCTTCCCGGGACAAAGCCCCTCCTCACAACACACTTTCTGATGAACACATTACTTGCATCCAAG GTATTCTGGAGGATTTCCTGCAGCAGTACGGCAGTTTGATCCCCATCCACACAGATGAGGTGGTGGAGAAGTTAGAGGACGTCTTCAACGAGAGCTTCTCTCAGCCCAACAG GAAGATGGTGGTGCAACAGCAAATTCAATCCCACCAGCGGCTGTCTGGAACTGCCATGGTACGAGGGTTCCGCGTAAACTACAAGCGGCACGTCCTGACCATGGATGACCTCAGCACGTTGTATGGACAGAACTGGCTCAATGACCAG GTCATGAATATGTATGGGGATTTAGTGATGGATTCTGTGCCTGAGAAG gttcatttttttaatagctTTTTTTATGACAAATTGAGGACAAAAGGTTATGATGGTGTCAAGCGGTGgacaaaaaat GTGGACATCTTTCAGAAAGAGCTCCTGTTGATTCCCATTCACCTGGAGGTCCACTGGTCGCTGGTGTGTGTGGACGTCCCGCGTCGAGCTATTACTTACTTCGACTCCCAGCGTACCCTAAACCGTCGTTGCCCCAAG CATATTGCAAAGTACCTGCAGGCAGAGGCTGTCAAAAAAGAGCAGAAGGACTTTCTAACTGGGTGGAAAGGCTTCTTCAAAATG AATGTGGCCAGGCAGAACAATGACAGCGACTGTGGGGCCTTCGTTCTTCAG TACTGCAAGTGTTTAGCCCTGGGACAGCCGTTCAGCTTTGGCCAGCAGGACATGCCAAAGCTGAGGAGACTCATGTACAAAGAACTGTGTCACTGCAAGCTCTCTGTGTGA